A DNA window from Haliovirga abyssi contains the following coding sequences:
- the trpE gene encoding anthranilate synthase component I has translation MRIYPDYNEIEKASKQGNVIQIYTKILADVETPISAYLKLAKDEEYSFLLESISGEDKFARYTFLGVNPSIKISATDDNVEIIEHEKTTEFKLKTGENPLDYLKNIMSKYKMVKNEKLPSFVGGAVGYFGYDTVKYFEKIEKKNRAEINVPDMYFMITDTILAFDRFKQELLIICNMFIEEDRDLKSIYDESVEKIKNIYEKLTNEVKLNFQISEVKEEIKISSNFKKEEFYKAVESSKEYIKSGDIFQVVLSQRFMAEYKHNPFDVYRRLRSINPSPYMFYLNFKDFKIAGASPEILVKLEGDTITLRPIAGTRKRGKDVEEDIALEKELLSDEKEIAEHIMLVDLGRNDVGKISKYGTVKVTEKMVIERYSHVMHIVSSVQGKIEEDKDGFDLLQAVFPAGTLTGAPKIRAMEIIEDLEPVKREIYGGAIGYFSFNGDLDSCITIRTMVFKDNKAFMQAGAGIVYDSIPENEYKETENKIAPVIRALG, from the coding sequence ATGAGGATATATCCTGATTATAATGAAATAGAAAAAGCATCAAAACAAGGGAATGTAATTCAAATTTATACAAAAATATTAGCAGATGTAGAAACTCCAATATCTGCTTATTTGAAATTAGCTAAAGATGAAGAATATTCATTTTTACTAGAGAGTATTTCTGGAGAGGATAAATTTGCAAGATATACATTTTTGGGAGTAAATCCATCTATTAAAATTTCTGCAACAGATGACAATGTAGAAATAATAGAACATGAAAAAACTACTGAATTCAAATTAAAAACTGGTGAAAATCCTTTGGATTATTTAAAAAATATAATGAGTAAATATAAAATGGTAAAAAATGAAAAATTACCAAGTTTTGTTGGTGGGGCTGTTGGATATTTTGGGTATGATACTGTAAAATATTTTGAAAAAATAGAGAAAAAAAATAGAGCTGAAATTAACGTTCCTGATATGTATTTTATGATCACAGATACAATCTTAGCATTTGATAGATTTAAACAAGAGCTATTAATTATTTGTAATATGTTTATAGAAGAAGATAGAGATTTGAAATCAATTTATGATGAAAGTGTTGAAAAGATAAAAAATATTTATGAAAAATTGACAAATGAAGTTAAATTAAATTTTCAAATAAGCGAAGTAAAAGAAGAAATTAAAATCAGTTCTAATTTCAAAAAAGAGGAATTTTATAAAGCTGTAGAGAGTTCAAAAGAATATATAAAGTCAGGAGATATATTCCAAGTTGTATTATCGCAAAGATTTATGGCAGAATACAAACATAATCCATTTGACGTATATAGAAGACTAAGAAGCATAAATCCTTCACCATATATGTTTTATCTCAACTTTAAGGATTTTAAAATAGCAGGGGCATCACCTGAAATTTTAGTGAAATTAGAGGGAGATACAATTACTTTGAGACCAATAGCAGGGACTAGAAAAAGAGGAAAAGATGTAGAAGAGGATATTGCATTGGAAAAAGAACTTTTGAGTGATGAAAAGGAGATTGCAGAACATATAATGCTTGTAGATTTAGGTAGAAATGATGTAGGAAAAATCTCAAAATATGGAACTGTAAAAGTCACAGAAAAAATGGTAATAGAAAGATATTCTCATGTAATGCACATTGTGTCTAGTGTACAAGGTAAAATTGAAGAAGATAAAGATGGATTTGATCTATTGCAAGCAGTATTTCCAGCAGGGACATTAACAGGAGCTCCAAAAATAAGAGCAATGGAAATTATAGAGGATTTGGAACCAGTTAAGAGAGAAATATATGGTGGAGCTATTGGATATTTTAGTTTTAATGGAGATTTGGATAGCTGTATAACAATTAGAACAATGGTATTTAAAGATAATAAAGCATTTATGCAAGCAGGAGCAGGAATTGTATATGATTCTATTCCTGAAAATGAATATAAAGAAACAGAGAATAAGATTGCTCCAGTTATTAGGGCTTTGGGGTAG
- a CDS encoding N-6 DNA methylase produces MKIQEILKDSNYKLSLFNESYIEKLENSIFEKELKNGKAYYIKCMVRNKDIKLTPEEIVRQLYLMQLNEKYGYSFERMQVEYIVNFGREKKRADIVIMDKIQPTVPYIIIEVKKPKLKDGKDQLKSYCNATGATMAVWSNGEQITYYHRKDPNYFEPITNIPTEKQSLRDLLKEKFYIDDLIEKDELKNQKKSLKSIILDMEDEVLSNSGVDVFEEVFKLIFIKLYDELQSTRDRDRMIEFRKYGESDSELKEKIEELFDKAKEKWTGIFKDDEGIDLTPSHLSVSVSSLQNVKLFNSNLDVIDDAFEYLVNKNSKGSKGQYFTPRYVIDMCVKMLNPKEEEYIIDTASGSCGFPIHNVFDVWKKIYNELGIEESHLFTAEKKHARALDYVKEKVFGIDFDKKSVRVARMLNIIAGDGHTNVLNLNSLDYGRWEESTKDENWQDTYFDGWRRLKKLRKNRNSNKEFEFDIVMANPPFAGDIKEGRILARYDLGKKPNGKWQTKVGRDILFIERNLDMLKSGGRMAVVLPQGRFNNSSDKAIRDFIAEKCRILAVVGLHGNVFKPHTGTKTSVLLVQKWDEKLCPKKDDYNIFFATMQKPSKDNSGDKIYVKDENGQNILDDHDHLIVDHDLYNHDGKTEDGIAEAFIEFSKKEKLSFFI; encoded by the coding sequence ATGAAAATACAAGAAATATTAAAAGATAGTAATTATAAATTGTCATTATTTAATGAAAGTTATATAGAAAAACTTGAAAATTCTATTTTTGAAAAGGAATTAAAAAATGGTAAAGCATACTACATAAAATGTATGGTAAGAAATAAAGATATAAAATTAACTCCAGAAGAGATTGTTAGGCAATTATACCTAATGCAGTTAAATGAAAAATACGGATACTCATTTGAAAGAATGCAAGTAGAATATATAGTGAATTTTGGAAGAGAGAAAAAAAGAGCAGACATAGTAATTATGGATAAAATACAACCAACAGTTCCATATATTATTATTGAAGTGAAAAAACCAAAATTAAAAGATGGAAAAGATCAGTTGAAATCATATTGTAATGCAACTGGTGCAACTATGGCCGTATGGAGTAATGGAGAACAAATAACATATTATCATAGAAAAGATCCTAATTATTTTGAACCAATAACAAATATACCAACAGAAAAACAGAGTTTAAGAGATTTATTAAAAGAAAAATTTTATATAGATGATTTAATTGAAAAAGATGAGTTGAAAAATCAAAAAAAATCACTTAAAAGTATTATTTTGGATATGGAGGATGAAGTTCTTTCAAATTCTGGAGTAGATGTATTTGAAGAAGTTTTTAAACTTATATTTATAAAACTTTATGATGAATTACAGAGCACAAGAGATAGAGATAGAATGATTGAATTTAGAAAATATGGCGAAAGTGATAGTGAATTAAAAGAAAAAATAGAAGAACTTTTTGATAAAGCAAAGGAAAAATGGACAGGAATTTTTAAAGATGATGAGGGAATAGATTTAACTCCATCTCATTTGTCTGTTAGTGTTTCATCATTACAGAATGTAAAATTATTTAATTCTAACCTTGATGTTATTGATGACGCTTTTGAATATCTTGTAAATAAAAATTCAAAAGGTTCAAAAGGTCAATATTTTACGCCTAGATATGTAATTGACATGTGTGTAAAAATGCTGAATCCAAAAGAAGAAGAATATATTATAGATACCGCAAGTGGAAGTTGTGGATTTCCAATTCATAATGTTTTTGATGTATGGAAAAAAATATATAATGAATTAGGCATAGAAGAAAGTCATTTGTTTACTGCAGAAAAAAAACATGCAAGGGCATTAGACTATGTAAAAGAAAAAGTTTTTGGAATAGACTTTGATAAAAAAAGTGTTCGAGTAGCAAGAATGTTAAATATTATTGCAGGAGATGGACATACTAATGTATTAAACTTAAACTCTTTGGATTATGGAAGATGGGAGGAAAGTACTAAAGATGAAAATTGGCAAGATACTTATTTTGATGGTTGGAGAAGACTAAAAAAATTAAGAAAAAACAGAAATTCAAATAAAGAGTTTGAATTTGATATTGTAATGGCAAATCCACCTTTTGCAGGAGATATAAAAGAAGGAAGAATTTTAGCAAGATATGATTTAGGGAAAAAACCAAATGGAAAATGGCAGACAAAAGTGGGGCGGGATATTTTATTTATAGAAAGAAATCTTGATATGTTAAAATCTGGTGGAAGAATGGCGGTAGTTTTACCACAAGGAAGATTTAATAATTCAAGTGATAAAGCTATTAGAGATTTTATAGCCGAAAAATGCAGGATTTTAGCAGTAGTTGGACTTCATGGGAATGTTTTTAAGCCACATACAGGAACCAAAACAAGTGTTTTGTTGGTGCAAAAATGGGATGAAAAACTTTGTCCTAAAAAAGATGATTATAATATATTTTTTGCAACTATGCAAAAACCTAGTAAAGATAATAGTGGAGATAAAATTTATGTAAAAGATGAAAATGGACAAAATATTTTAGATGATCATGACCATTTGATAGTTGACCATGATTTATATAATCACGATGGAAAAACAGAAGATGGAATAGCAGAGGCTTTTATTGAGTTTTCAAAAAAGGAGAAGTTGAGTTTTTTTATTTAA
- a CDS encoding DUF262 domain-containing protein, with protein MAKKTIAEIEENINKQRKNVKYDTKEYTLELLVSKFNRAIEESKTTEIFVPFYQRKFVWDEKRQSKFIESLILGMPIPPIYLAEIDDGVLEIIDGSQRIRTINEFLKNRLKLKGLLKLEELNNITFNELNSSRKRKINNISIKAIVVTDIEKKDMNIRHEIFERLNTGGETLKKMEVTKGAKEGKFIEFIYNECGENSILKEISNFSSNDEKRGYKEEFLIKYFAYCENLEFEIYVNDYLNKYIEEKNEKFKNDDTKDLYLIQFKEMLKIVKYNELVKDISINRKNRLLAIFIGVTLAIKEKKELVNKSFEIDIYSEIFIENAKSNGLNKLKENIELVKNKILEASL; from the coding sequence ATGGCAAAAAAAACTATTGCGGAAATAGAAGAAAATATAAATAAACAACGAAAAAATGTAAAATATGATACAAAAGAATATACCCTTGAACTATTAGTTTCAAAGTTTAATAGAGCTATAGAAGAAAGTAAAACTACTGAAATTTTTGTTCCTTTTTATCAAAGAAAATTCGTTTGGGATGAAAAAAGACAATCTAAATTTATAGAATCTTTGATTTTAGGAATGCCAATACCACCTATATATTTAGCAGAAATAGACGATGGTGTTTTAGAAATAATAGACGGATCACAACGAATTAGAACTATTAATGAATTTTTAAAAAATAGACTAAAATTAAAAGGATTGTTAAAGCTTGAAGAACTAAATAATATTACATTTAATGAATTAAATAGTTCCAGAAAAAGAAAAATAAATAATATCTCAATTAAAGCAATAGTAGTAACGGATATAGAAAAAAAGGATATGAATATAAGACATGAAATTTTTGAAAGATTAAATACTGGAGGAGAAACATTAAAAAAAATGGAAGTGACAAAAGGAGCGAAAGAAGGTAAATTTATTGAATTTATTTATAATGAATGTGGAGAAAACTCAATTTTAAAAGAAATATCAAATTTTAGTTCTAATGATGAAAAAAGAGGTTATAAAGAAGAATTTTTAATAAAATATTTTGCCTATTGTGAAAATTTAGAGTTTGAAATATATGTAAATGATTATCTAAATAAATATATTGAAGAGAAAAATGAAAAATTTAAAAATGATGATACAAAAGATTTATATTTGATTCAGTTTAAAGAAATGTTGAAAATAGTAAAATACAATGAATTAGTAAAAGATATATCTATAAATAGAAAGAATAGATTGTTAGCTATTTTTATAGGGGTTACATTAGCGATAAAAGAAAAAAAAGAATTAGTTAATAAATCATTTGAAATAGATATTTATAGTGAAATATTTATAGAGAACGCAAAAAGTAATGGTTTAAATAAATTAAAGGAAAATATAGAATTAGTTAAAAATAAAATATTAGAGGCAAGTTTATGA
- a CDS encoding MAE_28990/MAE_18760 family HEPN-like nuclease, giving the protein MTNDLREFFEERKLEVEEFFNFLSTINDKKTYKNEFLILKSQSILLLYNLIEGSVNKGIEYIIDSINDKMLKYSEIDEKIKIIWYKHKASNIRNKDDYSEILREIENYINQEVEIDIKKFRKNNSSYFSAGNLDGNAIKKMLEKRFEIDFSKQEYRLKRIKDDRNFLAHGEKSFKEIGRDKSLEELIETKKKSFEFLDSYMEKIEEYIENEKYLV; this is encoded by the coding sequence ATGACAAATGATCTAAGAGAATTTTTTGAAGAAAGAAAATTAGAAGTAGAAGAATTTTTTAATTTTCTTTCTACTATAAATGATAAGAAAACTTATAAAAATGAGTTTTTAATTTTAAAAAGTCAATCAATTTTATTGTTATATAATTTAATTGAAGGTTCTGTTAATAAAGGAATTGAGTATATTATTGATTCAATTAATGATAAAATGTTGAAATATAGCGAAATTGATGAAAAAATAAAAATTATTTGGTATAAACATAAAGCATCAAATATTAGAAATAAAGATGATTATAGTGAGATTTTAAGAGAAATTGAAAATTATATTAATCAAGAAGTGGAAATTGATATAAAAAAATTCAGGAAAAATAATAGTAGTTATTTTTCTGCTGGAAATTTAGATGGAAATGCTATTAAAAAAATGTTGGAAAAACGATTTGAGATTGATTTTTCTAAGCAAGAATATAGATTGAAAAGAATAAAAGATGATAGGAATTTTTTAGCTCATGGTGAAAAATCATTTAAAGAAATTGGAAGAGATAAATCATTAGAGGAGTTAATTGAGACAAAAAAGAAAAGTTTTGAATTTTTAGATAGTTATATGGAGAAAATAGAAGAATATATTGAAAATGAAAAATATTTAGTATAG
- a CDS encoding GNAT family N-acetyltransferase, with product MKLELVYDYKENEILRKSFNELSQNTFGINFEEWYRKKLWNNKYECYSIKSGNKIISNASVNKYQFIINGTKKTALQIGTVMTDEEYKRKGMAKQIINFILEKFEKEYDIIYLFANNSVSEFYPKFGFKKIKQFQIYTTEKIELNTKYKFRKLDMDNLNDVAILKEIGINRIPTSSQFDIINGYEVMFWYCLNVFRGNIYYDNREKIIVIYTTDNEKLNIHDIVLTEKKNYREIIGSITTDEIKEVSFDFNIEADNIEIKEREVDEDDNILFIKGKFGEKLKVIHPITSHA from the coding sequence ATGAAATTAGAGTTAGTTTATGATTATAAAGAGAATGAAATATTAAGGAAGAGTTTTAATGAGTTAAGCCAGAATACATTTGGAATAAACTTTGAAGAATGGTATCGAAAAAAATTATGGAATAATAAATATGAGTGTTATTCCATAAAAAGTGGTAATAAAATAATTTCAAATGCTTCCGTAAATAAGTATCAGTTTATAATTAACGGAACAAAAAAAACTGCATTACAAATTGGAACAGTTATGACAGATGAAGAGTACAAAAGGAAAGGAATGGCTAAACAGATAATAAATTTTATACTTGAAAAATTTGAAAAAGAATATGACATAATTTATCTTTTTGCAAATAATTCTGTATCTGAATTTTATCCTAAATTTGGCTTTAAAAAAATAAAACAGTTTCAGATTTATACAACAGAAAAAATTGAATTGAATACTAAATATAAGTTTCGTAAATTAGACATGGATAACTTAAATGATGTTGCCATATTGAAAGAAATAGGAATAAATCGTATTCCTACCTCAAGTCAATTTGACATAATAAACGGATACGAAGTAATGTTTTGGTATTGTCTAAATGTTTTCAGAGGTAATATATATTATGATAACAGGGAAAAAATCATTGTTATATATACGACTGATAATGAGAAATTAAATATACATGATATAGTTTTAACAGAAAAAAAGAACTATAGAGAAATAATCGGAAGTATAACAACAGATGAAATAAAAGAAGTATCGTTTGATTTTAATATTGAAGCAGACAATATAGAAATAAAAGAGAGAGAAGTTGATGAAGATGATAATATTTTATTCATTAAGGGAAAATTTGGTGAAAAATTAAAAGTAATTCATCCAATAACATCACACGCATAA
- a CDS encoding DDE-type integrase/transposase/recombinase, with the protein MPKYVYTLLKIIAIQQKLIIALMIFALGKKFEFLNSKSDDKPIDKKYHRLIVDKMPIFKKIVKFDYKILLEQYQLKHNKPLKPIKRRKESSVPKSLICPICGAPHIYIYDNNGHKGQFKCKICNTNFHEKNHFAKFVVFKCPHCGKTLEKIKERKDFFVHKCTNKKCSFYLKNLQKMDADERKIYKNDPSKFKLHYIYREFTFDFNSLDKDSLVPIPSDLSKIQVSPYTLGLILSYNINFGISARKTANLLKEIHGINISYQSILNYAKAVATNVKPIIDNYPYKLSDSICGDETYTKVLGKWKYIFFFFDTKKKIILSHYTSSSRDTKSACKALIDVISKYRELPEDFQVIVDGNPIYLLAQQFFAQHDINFNVEQVIGLTNKDKVSKKFRPLKQIIERLNRTFKENYHYTNGYNSHSGAFTSVTLFTAYFNFLRPHSSLENNVPVVIPELTDLPNMPARWGKLIELSQYFIPEKHIA; encoded by the coding sequence ATGCCAAAATATGTGTACACTTTGCTGAAAATTATTGCCATTCAACAAAAATTAATTATTGCTTTAATGATCTTTGCTCTAGGTAAAAAATTCGAGTTTCTTAATTCTAAATCTGATGATAAACCCATCGATAAAAAATACCATAGACTCATTGTTGATAAAATGCCTATTTTTAAAAAAATTGTTAAATTTGACTATAAAATACTTCTTGAACAATACCAACTTAAACACAATAAGCCTTTAAAACCCATTAAACGCAGAAAAGAAAGCTCCGTTCCCAAAAGCTTGATTTGCCCCATTTGTGGTGCTCCTCATATATATATTTATGATAACAACGGACATAAAGGTCAATTTAAATGTAAAATATGCAATACCAATTTCCATGAAAAAAATCACTTTGCAAAATTTGTTGTTTTTAAATGTCCTCATTGTGGCAAAACTCTTGAAAAAATTAAGGAGCGTAAAGATTTCTTCGTCCACAAATGTACAAATAAAAAATGCTCTTTTTATTTGAAAAATCTACAAAAAATGGATGCTGACGAAAGAAAAATTTATAAAAATGATCCTAGTAAATTTAAACTTCATTATATTTATAGAGAATTTACATTTGATTTTAATTCTCTTGATAAAGATTCTCTCGTTCCTATTCCAAGTGATTTATCTAAGATACAAGTTTCTCCTTATACATTAGGGCTTATTCTTTCTTACAATATTAATTTTGGTATCTCTGCAAGAAAAACTGCCAATTTATTAAAAGAAATTCACGGCATCAATATTTCTTATCAATCTATTTTAAATTATGCTAAAGCTGTCGCCACCAATGTTAAACCTATTATTGACAATTATCCCTATAAACTTTCTGACTCCATTTGTGGTGATGAAACTTACACTAAAGTCCTTGGTAAATGGAAATATATTTTCTTTTTCTTTGATACTAAGAAAAAAATTATTTTATCTCATTATACTTCTTCTTCAAGAGATACTAAATCTGCTTGCAAAGCTCTTATTGATGTTATTAGCAAGTATAGGGAGCTCCCTGAAGACTTCCAAGTCATTGTTGATGGCAACCCCATATACTTGCTAGCACAACAATTCTTTGCTCAACACGACATTAATTTTAACGTTGAACAAGTCATCGGTTTAACTAATAAAGATAAAGTTTCTAAAAAATTTAGGCCTCTTAAACAAATTATTGAAAGACTGAACAGAACCTTTAAAGAAAATTATCATTATACTAACGGTTACAATTCTCATTCTGGCGCTTTTACTTCTGTTACTTTATTTACAGCGTATTTTAATTTCCTTCGGCCTCATTCTTCTTTGGAAAATAACGTACCTGTTGTTATTCCTGAACTTACTGATTTACCCAACATGCCTGCTCGTTGGGGTAAACTTATTGAGTTATCTCAATATTTTATTCCTGAAAAACATATAGCATAA
- a CDS encoding non-canonical purine NTP pyrophosphatase, whose translation MEIVYGTYNISKLNSMIKMLEGLEVKIVGLSDFGMNLKKSKETGKDPLENAEQKARNYFKQIKKPVFSCDSGLYFENVEEKDQPGILIRRIGNKKLSDEEMIEYYSNLAKKYGGQLKAYYKNAICLIINNKEKYSYVGKDIYSEKFLIVDKPHKSYKEGFPLNSLSVDISTNKYYFDLSREKEDNLDIKIGFRNFFINSLNIERKGI comes from the coding sequence ATGGAAATAGTTTATGGGACATATAATATTTCTAAATTAAATAGTATGATAAAAATGCTTGAAGGTTTAGAAGTTAAAATTGTTGGATTAAGTGATTTTGGGATGAATTTAAAAAAATCAAAAGAAACTGGTAAAGATCCTTTAGAAAATGCAGAACAAAAGGCTAGAAACTATTTTAAGCAAATAAAAAAACCAGTATTTTCTTGTGATTCTGGTTTATATTTTGAAAATGTTGAGGAAAAAGATCAGCCAGGAATATTAATTAGAAGAATTGGAAATAAAAAGTTAAGTGATGAAGAAATGATAGAATATTATAGTAATTTAGCAAAAAAATATGGTGGGCAATTAAAAGCATATTATAAAAATGCAATTTGTTTAATAATTAATAATAAAGAAAAATATAGCTATGTTGGAAAAGATATATATTCAGAAAAATTTTTAATAGTTGATAAACCACATAAAAGCTATAAAGAAGGATTTCCTTTGAATTCTCTATCTGTTGATATAAGTACGAATAAGTATTACTTTGATTTATCAAGAGAAAAAGAGGATAACTTAGATATAAAAATTGGTTTTAGAAATTTTTTTATTAATAGTCTAAATATAGAAAGAAAGGGAATATAA
- a CDS encoding deoxycytidylate deaminase, which produces MEIAILSGKRSKDPNTRVGSCIVNEKNRIVGIGYNGLPNGLNDDEFPWGNTGDYLNTKYPFVCHAELNAILNSTSISLENCKIYTALFPCNECSKVIIQSGIREVIYLSDKHHDDDIFIASRMLLDRAGVNYRKLETTIDKMELSYNEENV; this is translated from the coding sequence ATGGAAATTGCAATTTTATCTGGGAAAAGAAGTAAAGACCCAAATACAAGAGTTGGTTCATGTATAGTAAACGAAAAGAATAGAATTGTTGGAATAGGTTATAATGGATTACCAAATGGCTTAAATGATGATGAATTTCCTTGGGGGAATACTGGTGATTACTTGAATACGAAATATCCTTTTGTTTGTCATGCAGAACTTAATGCTATTTTAAATAGTACCTCAATAAGTTTGGAGAATTGTAAAATTTATACAGCACTATTTCCATGTAACGAATGTTCAAAGGTAATAATTCAGTCTGGAATAAGAGAAGTAATTTATTTGTCTGATAAGCACCATGATGATGATATTTTCATAGCTTCAAGAATGCTTTTGGATAGAGCAGGGGTAAATTATCGAAAATTAGAAACAACAATTGATAAAATGGAATTGTCTTATAATGAAGAAAATGTATAA